From the genome of Pseudomonas sp. WJP1:
CGAAGACAAACTGGTGCATTCCGAGCGCCTGGCCAGCATCGGTCGCCTGGCCGCGGGCGTGGCCCATGAAATCGGCAACCCGATCACCGGCATCGCCTGCCTGGCGCAGAACCTGCGCGAAGAGCGCGAGGAAGACGGCGAACTCAAGGAAATCAGCGGGCAGATCCTCGAACAGACCAAGCGCGTCTCGCGCATCGTGCAGTCGCTGATGAGCTTCGCCCATGCCGGCAGCCACCAGCACAGCGACGAGCCCGTCTGTCTGGCCGAAGTGGCCCAGGACGCCATCGGCCTGCTGGCCCTGAACCGGCGCAATTTCGAAGTGCAGTTCTACAACCTGTGCGACCCCGATCACTGGGTCGAAGGCGATCCGCAGCGACTCGCCCAGGTATTGATCAACCTGCTCTCAAACGCCCGCGACGCCTCGCCTCCCGGCAGCGCGGTGCGGGTCAAGAGCGAAGCCGGCGAGCACACGGTCGACCTGATCGTGGAAGACGAAGGCAGCGGCATTCCATCGAGCATCATGGATCGATTGTTCGAACCTTTCTTCACCACCAAGGACCCGGGTGAAGGTACCGGTCTGGGCCTTGCACTGGTCTATTCCATCGTTGAAGAGCATTATGGACAAATCACCATCGACAGCCCGGCTGATGTTCAGAGCCAACGCGGTACCCGTATCCGGGTGACCTTACCGCGTCATGTCGAAGCGACGTCCGCTGTGAACTGAGACCGTCGAGAGTATCGAATCAATGCCGCACATTTTGATCGTCGAAGACGAAACCATTATCCGCTCCGCCTTGCGCCGCCTGCTGGAACGCAACCAGTACCAGGTCAGCGAAGCCGGTTCAGTGCAGGAAGCACAAGAACGCTTCACCATTCCCACGTTCGACCTGATCGTCAGTGACCTGCGACTGCCGGGCGCGCCGGGTACCGAGTTGATCAAGCTTGGCCAGGGCACGCCGGTGCTGATCATGACCAGCTATGCCAGCCTGCGCTCGGCGGTGGACTCGATGAAGATGGGCGCGGTGGATTACATCGCCAAGCCTTTCGATCACGACGAAATGCTCCAGGCCGTCGCGCGCATCCTGCGTGACCGCCAATCGGTGCAAGCCAGCAGTGAACCGGTGGCCGGCAAGGTCGCCAATGGCGCGGCCAAGACCGGTAGCGACAACAGTAACGGTGAAATCGGCATCATCGGCTCGTGCCCACCGATGCAGGACCTGTATGGCAAGATCCGCAAGGTCGCGCCGACGGACTCCAATGTCCTGATCCAGGGCGAGTCCGGTACTGGTAAGGAACTGGTGGCGCGTGCCCTGCACAACCTCTCCAGGCGGGCCAAGGCGCCGATGATTTCGGTGAACTGCGCGGCCATTCCGGAAAGCCTGATCGAATCCGAACTGTTCGGCCACGAGAAAGGCGCGTTCACCGGCGCCAGCGCCGGACGGGCCGGCCTTGTCGAAGCGGCGGACGGCGGCACCCTGTTCCTCGATGAAATCGGTGAATTGCCACTGGAAGCCCAGGCGCGCCTGCTGCGCGTGCTGCAGGAAGGTGAAATTCGTCGAGTGGGTTCGGTCCAGTCGCAGAAGGTCGATGTGCGCCTGATCGCGGCGACCCACCGTGATCTCAAGAGCCTGGCGAAGATCGGCCAGTTCCGAGAAGACCTGTATTACCGTCTCCACGTGATTGCCCTGAAACTGCCGGCCCTGCGTGAGCGTGGTGCAGACGTCAATGAAATCGCCAATGCCTTCCTGGCGCGCCAGAGCGCACGGATCAACCGCACAGACCTGAAGTTCGCCCCGGACGCCGAGCAAGCCATTCGTCATTACTCGTGGCCAGGCAACGTTCGTGAGCTGGAAAACGCGGTCGAGCGCGCTGTCATCCTGTGCGAGAGCCCGGAAATTTCCGCCGAGCTGCTGGGCATCGACATTGAGCTGGGCGACCTGGAAGACGACGAGTTCATCGGCCTGCCCCCGCAACAAGGTGGCAACACCGCCAGCAACAACAATCATGAGCCGACCGAAGACCTGTCCCTGGAAGACTACTTCCAGCACTTCGTGCTTGAGCATCAGGACCACATGACCGAAACCGAGCTGGCGCGCAAACTCGGGGTGAGCCGCAAGTGCCTGTGGGAACGCCGTCAGCGCCTGGGCATCCCACGGCGCAA
Proteins encoded in this window:
- a CDS encoding sigma-54-dependent transcriptional regulator; the protein is MPHILIVEDETIIRSALRRLLERNQYQVSEAGSVQEAQERFTIPTFDLIVSDLRLPGAPGTELIKLGQGTPVLIMTSYASLRSAVDSMKMGAVDYIAKPFDHDEMLQAVARILRDRQSVQASSEPVAGKVANGAAKTGSDNSNGEIGIIGSCPPMQDLYGKIRKVAPTDSNVLIQGESGTGKELVARALHNLSRRAKAPMISVNCAAIPESLIESELFGHEKGAFTGASAGRAGLVEAADGGTLFLDEIGELPLEAQARLLRVLQEGEIRRVGSVQSQKVDVRLIAATHRDLKSLAKIGQFREDLYYRLHVIALKLPALRERGADVNEIANAFLARQSARINRTDLKFAPDAEQAIRHYSWPGNVRELENAVERAVILCESPEISAELLGIDIELGDLEDDEFIGLPPQQGGNTASNNNHEPTEDLSLEDYFQHFVLEHQDHMTETELARKLGVSRKCLWERRQRLGIPRRKTGVPSES